Below is a window of Callithrix jacchus isolate 240 chromosome 15, calJac240_pri, whole genome shotgun sequence DNA.
CTCTCCTAGAGGAGAGGCAGCCCAGCCTTCATCAGCCCTGGAGGCTACATGCTTTCTCAGCTCCTCCAGGGACCTATAACTGATCCTCTCTACCCTGTCTCCCTGGTAGCCCAGTCACTGATATGAAGCCCTAAAATAGTCCCAGCTCCTGACACTCCAGATAAGGTTGAGACTATCAGGTGGCTCTGAGAATAGAGCTCAGAGCTTAGGGGGTACAGAAATTAAGAGTGGGGGCAGCTATGCCACCCACCAGGACCCCAAGTGCCTAACTGGGGCCTCTACCTGGAGAATTCTGAACCTGGAGGCCCTTGGCCCAGAAGCAGGCCCAAAGTCCTACATTCTGAGTGCACCTGACaccctctttctctcttatctCTCTTCTCTAGGACCCTTTCCCATGCCAAGCTCCCTTCTCATCCAGAGACTGTTTCTCTGAACCCCTTATGTGAACAGATAAGCCAGTGGTCCCTGAGGCTCAGTGGGGaaggaactcctgggcttagagATTTGGGTGACCCTTAGAACACCAGGATGGGGTAAAAGGGGAGGACTATAAGTTGGAGGGATAAAGGCAGTCCTTTCCAACTGGGGTAGGAATGGGCTCCAAGATACCCCACTTACCTCCCTTTCAGCCTCAGGGGCAACACAACTGTCTCctgcacacacagagagacaaagagtCAGTGGCCAAGCATGTGAGGCTACAACCTCCTCAGTGCCTGCTGAGGCATTGACAGTCATCCAGGGCCAACAGGCAGACGATCTGTCTCTGCCACCCTTCAGCACACAGGTTCCTGATCTTTGGATCCCTGCACTCAAACAAGAGTCTCCTTTTAAGCCTTACCTACCTGTCCTCAGAGTCCTTAGGGTCCCTAGGACTGGACTTCTCTCTGGCCTGAGGTGGCAGAGAGAGCAGCAGCTGGATGGAGAAAGCTGGGCAGCTCTGGTTCCAAGGAGACTCCCACTCTAATTAGCAGGGAGCTCTTGCTTCAAACCCAGGGTTCCATGTGTGACAGGGCACAGAGCGGCCAGCTCAGAGGGAAAGAAGCCTGCCCTCTTAAGGTAAGCTGAGGTCTGCTAACTGAAGGGATGGAGGCTATGGGGTCCTGAGCAAGGGAGAAAAAACACTGTGATCCAGGTCCTGGGCCAGGCACCCTGGCACCCTAACTGCCCCCTCAGCAGctagagagggagaggaggaaggaaaaaatctTCTCCCTCTCAGAGGAGCATGACCCTTTAGGGGTTGTTGTGCAGTGGCCTTGACAAGTATAAATAGTCTGGGGCAGTTGGCACTTTGAAGTTGGCTCCTTGAAAGTGTGGAGCTGGGACCTTGCTGCTGGCTCATCTCTCTTAAGGCTACAAGCACAATCAATGCTGGCAGCATTGCAAGGACCCAAGGCTCCATGCCCCTGATGGCAGGCCCCATTCCATCCCTgatggtgtgatggtgggcactgCAGATTGAGCAGAGAGCCCTGGAGAAGTGCTAGGGCTGGGAGAAGAGAAGCAGGCAGCCTGGGCCATGgaagaaaccatcctggccactGCATGCTTGGGTACTCAGCTGACTTGCTTGGTTCCATCCAACAGTCCCCAGGGCCCTATGACCTGGATCTGGGCCTTGCTCACCCTCCCTGTTCTCTAGAGCCTTCTTGCTGATCCAAATCCTTtccagcctcagggcctttgcacatgtgACTCTCTGCCAAAAACTCTCTTTCCTCAACACTGCTTCTGGTGGTTTTTCCCCATTTGATAAGGCCTCAGCAAAATGTCACCTCCTGGGAGGGTTCCCTTGCCTCTCTATTCAGCTATCTAAAGCAGCCTCCTGTCATTCTTTCACACCATTTGCCACAATTTGTGCTTTAATAGTCATTTGTTCCTTTACTGGTGCAAGGGTCAGTGTTGATATGGTCTCTGTTAagtccactgtgcccagcaggcaGGTTCCACAGCAGGTACTCCATACATGTTGCAGAAGGACTGCCCTCACTGGCTAACTCTGTGGAGTGAGGGACCTAATGGGCCCCACTTACCTACTGCCTCTGAAGGTTAAAAGGCAGGAACAAGGTAGAGGCccactgccctctggcctggTCTGGCCCAGAGGCAGCTTGGGGTTAGCTCAAGGCAGCTAAGCAGGTCCAGCCCAAGGACTAAGTCAAGTGGGCCGAGGAGGCTCCGAGAGGGGCCGGGGCCGGTGTTCACTGCCCTGTGTGGGTGAGGACTGCAGCTGTTCTGGACGCACATTCATCTCATGCGAGGTGCTGGGGCCCAAGTTCACGTAGGTCGCTGGCAGGTGCACATAATGGTCCCCAAGTAGGATGGACACTATCTGCTCCACTTCCCCCACTAGTGCTCCGAAGGTGGGTCGCACTGCTGGGTCTGCCTCCCAACATTGCTGCATCACTTGGTACCTGTTGCGGGAGGGAGATGTCAGGGTAAGGCAACTCCTACCCAAGGATTCTGGGACACCCACCTGCTGTTAAACCTCTGGCAAGACACACGGGGATGAGGATAGGTGACAGGACCTAGTGCCTAGCACTGCCCAATCAGGGGCAGTTCTTTTCATCCCTGTGATTGCTGTTCCAGTCTTGCCTCCCCACGCTGGCAGAGGTCAAAATCCCTCAGGGGTTAAGAGCTTGGGCTTCTATGCCCTGTGATCTGGGCTATGTAATCTTGGGCAACCTCCTTAACCCCTCTGTGCCTCTGGGTCCTCCTCTGATCACAGAGCAGTAGGTACACAGGCTTATGCCTGTGAAATGCTTAGCACAAGGCCCAGCTCACAGGTACCATGGTCATCATTATAGTTCTTCCAGGAAGGAAGCCTGGGTCCAGCAAAGCAGGAACTTAGAATCCTGAAGCAAGACCATTTGGGATAGCACCAGTGGCACCCTGGTTCTGAAGGAGAGGTTCCCCAGGTTTGCTGCTGGGTCCTAGTGCATGCCCTATTATCCTGGGGTTGTAATTCCTGCCTGAAATAATACTCTTAAATACCCTACacacaatattttatataattctcaGACTCGCTGAGGGTGGTACTGTTATCtccctttacagatgaggaaattgaggcccagagaggagaaggGCTGGACTGCTGAAGTGGACGCTATGATGTGCCACCCAGATCCCCCTTTACTCTCCCAGCGGCTGGGAGTGTTGCCTGCTGATGGCTCTTGACTGAGGCCCTCTCTAGGAATTGCCCTAGGCAGAAGAGAACTGCCTCTGCCAAGCTCACATCCTCTCCCCAGGGACAGTCTGTGATGAGTAACTGATTAATGCCTGGTACAAAGACCTAGCCCATTGGtttcaatttcagaaaattctggTGGGTCATCCTAGCTCAAGCAGTCCCTGTGTGATGGGCTGCAGTCCCTGTGACATCCGTATCACAGCCCAATTTCTCCTGCCCAGTCCTTCTTCTCTTGCTCCCAACCTCTCAGTAAATCCCCATACACAAATCTCCAGCTGAGGCTATTTCCAGGAGCCCAATCTGAATATGGGTAGGCAGTGAATTAGAACAGTAAAAGGAAACCTAAGGCAGGTAGGGCCGTGAGGAAGGGATACTCACATCCTTCCTGGAGCACAGCCTGAGACGGGGCATCACCTACTTTTACCTAAGCCCTGGTTCTCTCTGTTCTAACCAAGCAGACCTGGCCACAGCTCAGGCATGCCTGCTGCATATGAAGCTAAACCTCAGCAGTGAACCCACACCATAACAACTGAGGACAACACAGCTGCCGCCATCCCTCCAGGAATGGGGAATCTGAAATCACATCCAGTGAAAGAACCTGAACTGGGGATGCagaaaaaatctgaacagattGCTGTGGGAGCTAATGGAATCTTTCCTCAAGGTTAAATGAGAGGAAAGGTAGAAAGCAGCCCCATTTAGTGGGAGTTGGGGGAGAGAAGTGCTGGGAAAATCAAATCACTGGCCTCAACCCCAACTCTGAGCTCAGAATGCTGTTACCATGGCAACTGTGAGGTCCACCCTGCATGGGGGTAGGACCAgtccacagatgaggaaactgagacccagcgAGGGCCCCTTTCCTAGTCAACCAGAAGTTTAGTCAGGAAGCCAGGCAGgagctctctctcctgcctctcccatgTCTCTGGGATCCAGTTCCACCTCCACATACTCACAGAGAATCAGGGCAATACTCAGGCTGGGGCAGGCGCCGACCCTGGGCCAGGAAGTGGGGGAGGTCAAAAGGGTCGATGTGGGAGTATGGTGGGGCGCCCCGTGTCAGCAGTTCCCACAGCAGCACACCAAATGAccactgtggaaagggggaagagaggggaTTCAACTCTTACTCCAAATTTGGGGGCAGGTAGGTCCCCTAGGGCTTCTACCTCCCAGAGTCCTTCAGCTGGAAATGGAAGACCCCACCCTCCATTAAGAGCTCATTCCTTGTCACCAGTGTCTTTCCTCTGTCTCCTCCCACTACCTTATCCTGCCCAGAGTTGGGGCTGGGTAGGCTCTGGATAATCTGTGAGGAGCCAGTGAGTTCCCAGCCTCCTCTCACCCTGGCAGGTGTCAGATTCCATCTTACATCTGCCCAAAAGGTGGGCAGATGCGCTGTGGGGGTCGTCTACCCTGCGGACTCCCTGGGCTCAGATCATCCAGAGCCGAATGGGTAAGGCCCAGTGTTCTCAGGTGCCAAGGCCATGTGGACTGTAGGGCAGGTGGGGCCTCACCACATCAGACTTGGTGGTAAATCTGTAGCTCTGCAGGCTCTCCAGCGCCATCCACTTCACAGGTAGGCGAGCATGGCGATGCTGTCGAACACTATAGTACTCCTTGTCCAGGATGTCACGGGCCAAACCAAAGTCAGCCACCTTGACTGTGAATGACTCATCCAGCCTTGGGGGTAGTGAGAGGATCACACTTAGGACTGGTCCTTCCCAGGCCCTGAAACCACCTGCTCCAGGCCCTTACAGAATTTCAAAGCCACAGTGTCCAATCCAAGTCTGACTAGGCAGACAAAAACGTAAGGTGTGGAGAGGGGAGGACAAGACTGGAGTGGGCCCTTCCCTGAGGTGGCCTTAAGCACTGCACACCCTCATGCCCTGTGCCCTTGCTtcaccccagctactctgggctCTCACATGCAGTTCCGTGCAGCCAGGTCCCTGTGCACAAATTTCTGCTCTGCCAGGTACTCCATGCCACGGGCTACCTGCAGTCCAAAGCTGATGAGGTCCTTCACAGTGGGGTTCTAGGGGCACAGGTGGGTTGGTGGGCAAGGGCACAGCAGCTCCTTCTCCAgctgctgcccctgcccccaaCCCAGAGCCAGCTGAGCACTGACCCGCTGAGGTGAGCGGATGAACTGGAGCAGGTCACCGTGGCACATATAGGGCAGCAGCACATGGGGCAGGCCCTCAGGCGGCAACATGATACCAATGAGAGCCAGCACGTTCGGGTGGTTCAGGCCACGCATGAGCAGCCCCTCTCGCAGGAAGGCCTCCACCTGCTGCACCTCTGTGATGCCTGCAGAGCAGCGCAAGTCAGGCACACGGTAGGACGTCCCTTTGCAAGACTCAGATAGGGAAATGGGAAATAAAGTTCTCTTGCTCAGGGTCACTCAGTAAGGAGAGGGCACAGCAGAAACAAGAATCCTCCCAGGCTGGggcttctgcctctgccatcccaTCCACTGCCCCACTTACGACTTAGTGACTTGATGGCACATTGAATTTGATTCTGGGCCTGGTCTATGTATTCTCCATGGTAGACAACTCCAAAGTGGCCTGGTGTGGGGGGCATAATGAGTTGATGAGAGGAGCTCCAGGGCCCAAGGCTCACACCACACATTCTCATTGGCAACCTGACCTCAAAGCACCAAACCAGCCaatctgacatttttaaaaagcagcagggctgggcacggtggctcacgcctgtaatcccagcactttgggaggctaaggtgggtggatcacaaggtcaggagttcaagaccagcctgaccaatactgtgaaaccccatctctactaacaatacaaaaattagccaggcatggtggctcatgcctgtagtccctgctgcttgggaggctgaggcaggagactcgcttgaacccgggaggtggagattgcagtgagtggagattgtgccactgcactccatcctgggagacagggcaagactctgtcttaaaaaaaaaaaaaaaaaaaaaaaaaagcagcagaagccaggcacaatggcatgcacctgtgatcccagctactcaggaggctgaggcaggaaaatcacttaaactcaggagttcaaggccagcctgggtaacatagtgagaccctgtcttaaaaaaaaaaaaaaaaaagccaggcacggtggctcatgcctgtaatcctagcactttgggaggccaaggtgggcatatcctctgaggtcaggagtttgagaccagcctggcgaacatagtgaaaccctgtctgtactaaaaatacaaaaattagccagatgtggtggcagtagtggcacctgtaatcccagctactcaggaggctgaggcaggagaaacacttgaacccaggagggggcgggtgccgtgagccgagatcatgccactgcattccagcctggacgatagagtgagactccatctcaaaaaaataaaaaataaataaaataaaataaaacaggtccgggtgcagtggctcatgcctgtaatcctagtactttgggaggccaaggtgggcatatcctctgaggtcgggagtttgagaccagcctggccaacatgatgaaaacccatctcggactgggcatggtggctcacgcctgtaatccaagcactttggaggccaaggcgggtggatcacctgaggtcgggagtttaagaccagcctgaccaacgtggtgaaaccccgtctttaaaaagaataaaagaaacccatctctactaaaaattaattgggtgtgatggcacacatctgtaatcccagctacttgggaggctgaggcaggagaatcgcttgaacctgggaggcggaggttgcagtgagccaagatcctgccatagcactccagcctgggcaacagaacaatattctgtctcaaaaaataaataaacaaatacataaataggctgggcgtggtggctcatgccaataatcctagaactttgggaggcccaggcaggcggatcacaaggtcaggagttcaagaccagcctgaacaacacggtgaaaccccatctactaaaaatacaaaaattagctgggtatggtggcaggtgcctgtcatcccagctactcggggaggctgaggcaggagaatagcctgaacccatgaggtggaggttgcagtgagtcaagactgtgctactgcactccagcctggctgacagagaatgactctcaaaaaaaaataggccaggcaccatggtttatgcctgtaatcccagtaggcaggcaaatcacaaggtcaggatttcgagacaagcctggccaacatggtgaaaccccatctctactgaaaatacaaaaattagccgggtgtggttgcggatgcctgtaatcccagataattGGGAGGTTTAGGCaagcgaattgcttgaacctgggaggtggaggttgcagtgagtggagattgtgacactgcactccagcctgagtgacagagcaagactcagtctagaaaaataaacaaacaaaacaaaacaggctgggttaggtggctcatgtctgtaatcccagcactttgggaggcttaggcaggcagatcgcttgtgcccaggagttcgaggccaccctgggcaacatgattcAAGGACCAGCTctacagaaaactaacaaaaaattagccaggcctgctgttgcatgcttgtagtcccagcttctcaggagactgaggcagaggatcacctgagcctgaggaggtcgagactacagtgagccatgattgtgccattgcactccagcttgggtaacagagtgagaccctgtctcaaaaacaaagtcaaaccacaaataaaagcaaaaacaggccgggcgcgttggctcaagcctgtaatcccagcactttgggaggccaaggcgggtggatcacaaggtcaagagatcaagaccatcctggtgaaaatggtgaaaccccgtctctactaaagatacaaaaaattagctgggcatggtgacgcgtgcctgtaatcccagctactcaggaggctgaggcaggagaattgcctgaacccaggaggcggaggttgcggtgagccgagattgcaccattgcactccagcctgggtaacaagagcgaaactccgtctcaaaaaaaaaaaaaccaaaaaatcaaaaacaaacagcaGCCACATGATGGCAGAGGCTACAATCTTCCTATACCTGACTGATCCACACCAGAACCCACCGAAACTAttctcatccccattttacagatgagcaaatggAGACTCAAAGAGATTAAGTGGTATACCCAAGGTATATCACACAGGTTGGTGAGAAAGTTAGAGCAGAATCTGGTCCAACCATCCCTTTAGCCTATGTTATCTTGAGATTCCATCTCTGCCCCAGCCCCATTTGGCCCCCACACCTTTGCCAATGACTTGGTCACTGTGGGTGACCACCCGCTGATGAGGAACCAGCACATCCTTGACCTCAGCTAACAGTGCAGAGTCCAGGTCCTTCAGCTTGATGGACTCTTTCCGCAGCAGTGGGACACAGTATTCATCCTCACTATCAGAGAAGGATGCTCCATGGACACAAGTGGTGGAATCCAGACCATCGGTGGCAGGGATTGCTGTGGGGAGAGGGAGTGAGGAGCTTGCAGGGAGAGGGGGTGGCTTTAGCTTCTAGTGCCCCCACTATCTCACCAAGGCCACTTCTGTAGTCAGAGCCCGAAGAGAGCATAGGCAGGTATGTGGCTCCAACAGTCTGGTCCAGGGATGCCAGGTCATCCAAGTTGGGAGAAAGAACTGTGGAAAGAAAATCTCTGGTAGGCTGACTTTTCAAGCTTCTAGGGACCAACCCCTTTGGGGAGGTGTGGGAGATCCCTAAGGCCTGGGCAGAGAGACAGGATGTAGGGACTTGAAGATGCCATTGGTTGGGGGTAGGGGCTGAGTAAAGGTAGAAGCAAATAACTCACCAAGCTGCTTCCTCTGCCACCAGTAGCTGAAGACCAGTGCAGTGGCCAGTGCAGCCACAAGCAGCAGCAAAGGCAGCAGGACACCAAGGAGCGTGCTTTGTGGGACCCCATCTGGGCCTGGCTGCACCACTCTACCCAGGATGCGACATTCACCATCCACACAGACCTAGGGGCAGGTGGCAACTCAGGCCCAGCTTGCAGGCCCTCAGCCAGTGTTTCCCAGGGAGATCCATCTGGGCTGCCTACCTGCAATGGGGCACCATCCTTGCCAAGCCGCAGGgatgggggcagggggcagaCAATTATGTCCCCCCAGAACTCATGCTGGCAGCTCTCACCGCCAACGGTCACGTTGACACCCACACAGTCAGCCACAGCGCCTAGCCCAATATACTGCAGAGAGGGTCATGAGAACTAGCCAGTAGCTTGGCCTCTAGTTTCAGATCCCCAGCGGTCCCTGCCCCTATCCCTTACACTTACCTCAAACTTAATGGCATGCTCCTCAGGCTTCAGTGGAGCTATGTTGGCACTGGGtggatggggtgggggtaggaAGTGAAAGCCAGGCAGTGTAAAGCCAGCAGCTCCATCTCCCCAGGCACTCAGATTCCCTGTCACCCCTCCCTGGTGATCCTGGACCACATAAACAGGCAGGCGGCACAGCTGCTGCTCTGGAAGCTGCCTCTCACACTGCTGGGACCAATAGGAGAGTGATTGGCCAGGAACCCCACCTGTGGTTGCTCCTCTCCTCAGCCCAGCATGAGGTACAGCTCAGGGAACTCATCCAGCCTTCCTCCCTCCTGGCCAGCACTCACTCACCCTGCTCTCCACTGCCTTATTCCCGTCATGGAATGATAGCACTAAGTGCCACGCTGAGGTTAGGTGCTGGCCACAGATGGTGATGTGGGAGTTGCTGTGGAAGAGGACAGGGTGGTAGGCTTTGGGTGTTCTCCAAGGCTGGCTTTCTCATTCCCCAGAGGCCAGAGTGGGTAAAGAGGTGGTACTTACATGTAGCCACAGGTGGGGCTGATGCTTAGCACGACAGGGTCTTCTCTGTATTGGAAGGTCCAGGAACCAGGTACCCGGGCACCCCCCACCTGCAGGCTAAGGGGGACACTGGCTGCCATGGCCCCAGGGGGTGTGGTACATAAAAGCTGCCCCTCACTGACCCTGCAGAATAAGGGATTGGGCTCAGAGTTGCCTCCTTTGTGATGGCCAGGCCCACTTCCTCCAGTGGCCTGTTGACCTCTCCCAGTTTGTCTGTTATCTCCCCCACCTGCCCCACTCCATGGTCTGTCTGAAGATAAGGTGGTCCCAGGAAGACATTCCAAGAGGGCAAGAAGGGAACAGGTTTCCCACAGCCTTGGCTGGAGCCAATGGACTCTGTGATGGCTTCCCTCTGGGCTGAAGAGGGTGgtagttttttctttctggacTTGCTCTCCATACCACACTGACCATGTAACAGAGCCCTCTTCCCTCCATTCTGACAGAATCCCCACCTGGTAAAGCTCCCCTGGATAGAACGCTGTGGCCTCCAGTGCCTGCCTGGTGGTACTTACCATTCTAGCAGACACTCAGTCCCATTGACCAGCACAGCCCGGCTAGTGCCTACAGACAGACTCTGGCCTTCAAGAGTGAGACGGGTGCCCCCTGCCCGTGGGCCAAAGAGGGGTTGCACTGCTGTCAGCACTGGCTTCTAATAGGACATAGAGGTGGCTCAGGTACAATAGGTCCTCCACTCCAAGCCCTTCCCTTCCCGTACCATGCACTGGCCAAGGGCACAGACAGGGCAAGGTGACCTCACCATGAAAGAGAAGCCTCTCAGCATGGAGGTGCCATCTACCCGGAAGTGCTTGCCTGGTGGCATGTTAGTCACGGTGAGGCTGACGTTGGTAGGTCCCTCTGCTTGGGTGTCGGAGGGCTCCAGTTCACACTCAAACTCCTCTACAAAGTCTTTCCGGGGCACTGGTCTGGGGCACCAGGGGAACCCCTGAGGTCAGCCAGGAATTATACAGGCCTACCTAGCTGCATGCCTGCCACAAGCCACAGGGATCCTCTGAGCTGGAGAATGGCGTTTCTCCACCCATGCCTCCCTCTAGGGAAGGAAGGTTCTGGAGGGGCAGAGATTAACCTTGACTGGTCCATGAGTCAACAGACAGGCAGGGCACATGAAAGCTCAAAAAGGGACAGAGACATCTCCCCAGACACAAAGCAGCCAGAACCACTGCAGCTTCCCCTATCCCCCACTTGCCTCTGATAAGCAGAGAACGGTCTCATGAGGAAGGGGCTGCTTGGTTGTCCCCATCAGGGATAGGGAGGGGAGGGACCAGGTTGTACCTGAGTTTTGAGCTGTCCTTGGGCAGTGGCCGGCATGGACTTTGGCCCACGGTGACCTGATGGGTTCCCTCAGGCACCAGACCACCAGGGTGCAGGTAGAAGTTGGAGCCACACAGGGTCAGCCTTGTACTTCCCCTTAGAGGTCCACTGTGGGGGTGGAACTGAAATGGGGGTAACAGATATCCTGAGTCTTTATGTGGGGTTGGGCTCTCACAGCCCCACCTGCTTCCCCAAAGTCTCCTGCTATACCCTTTGCTTGCCCCATGCTCCAGCCATTCAGAGTCACTCACTAGTCCTCATTCAAGCACTTTCCTGCCTCCAAGTCTTTGCATGTGGCATCCCCTCTGACAAGAATGCCCTCCTGctaggtgcgatggctcacacctgtaatcccagcactttgggaggccgaggtgggtggatcacaaggtcaggagatcaagaccatcctggccaacatggtgaaaccctgtctctactaaaatataaaaataagccaggcatggtggtacacacctgtagtcccagcaactcagtaggctgaggtaggggaattgcttgaacccaggaggcagaggttgcagtgagctgagattgtgccactgcaatccagcctggcaacagtgagactctgtctcaaaaacaaacaaacaaacaaacaaataaataaataaaaaagaatgcccTCCTTGTAGATGTGAAGAACACTGCAGACCTGAGGAAGTTGTGATCAAGACTTACTGATCACCACCCGGGGCCCAGCTTGTCTCACTCTTACCTGTGCTCTGCCAGGGAAGCCATACCTCAGTAAGCTTAGGCGGGCAGTGGTCCATTTGCCAGGAGCTAGGACACTCCTTCTGTCGGCCACACATGCTCCCACACCAGCCACAGCCCATGAAACGCTGTGCCCTCAGGCAACGCCCACAGGTGAGGAAGTGGTGGCAGCCAGGGCCCTGGATAGGTACCTTGAAAACCTTGGGGTAGAAGACAGGTGACTCAGGGGGCCCTGGAGGGGGAGATTGGACCCTACAGACCCTCCTAGTACACTGTAGGCTAGGGTGGTAAGACCTGTATGTCAATGCCTCCCTGGATTGGATGGAGAGTCTGTGATCCCACAACCCTGGGACcaggccctgcccctgcccaccttACCTGGTCCCCAGAGGCAAAGAGTAGGTGGTTCCCAAGGCGACTGACATCCCGCTGCACCGGCTGCCCATTGTCACCCAGTGAGAAGTTGGACACATACAACAAGTAATTGAGTGACCTGGCCAGCTCCACCTAGGACA
It encodes the following:
- the MST1R gene encoding macrophage-stimulating protein receptor isoform X2; protein product: MELLPPLPQSFLLLLLLPANPTAGEDWQCPRTSYAASRNFDVKYVVPSFSAGGLVQAMVTYEGENESAVFVAIRNRLHVLGPDLKSLQSLVTGPAGDPGCQTCVTCGPGPHGPPGDTDTKVLVLEPALPALVSCGSSLQGRCFLHELEPQGTAVHLAAPACLFSAHHNRPDDCPDCVASPLGTRVTVVEQGQASYFYVASSLDASVAASFSPHSVSIRRLKADYSGFAPGFAALSVLPKYLASYSIEYVHSFQSGAFVYFLTVQPTSMTDAPRALHTRLARLSATETELGDYRELVLDCQFAPKRRRRGAPEDSRPYPVLRVAHSAPVGAQLATELSIAEGQEVLFGVFVAGKDGSPGVGPNSVVCAFPIDLLDTLIDQGVERCCESPVHPGLRRGLDFFQLPSFCPDPPVPEAPSHNTSCRHYPLLVSSSFLRVDLFNGLLGAVQVTALYVTRLDNVTVAHMGTSDGRILQVELARSLNYLLYVSNFSLGDNGQPVQRDVSRLGNHLLFASGDQVFKVPIQGPGCHHFLTCGRCLRAQRFMGCGWCGSMCGRQKECPSSWQMDHCPPKLTEFHPHSGPLRGSTRLTLCGSNFYLHPGGLVPEGTHQVTVGQSPCRPLPKDSSKLRPVPRKDFVEEFECELEPSDTQAEGPTNVSLTVTNMPPGKHFRVDGTSMLRGFSFMKPVLTAVQPLFGPRAGGTRLTLEGQSLSVGTSRAVLVNGTECLLEWVSEGQLLCTTPPGAMAASVPLSLQVGGARVPGSWTFQYREDPVVLSISPTCGYINSHITICGQHLTSAWHLVLSFHDGNKAVESRCERQLPEQQLCRLPVYVVQDHQGGVTGNLSAWGDGAAGFTLPGFHFLPPPHPPSANIAPLKPEEHAIKFEYIGLGAVADCVGVNVTVGGESCQHEFWGDIIVCPLPPSLRLGKDGAPLQVCVDGECRILGRVVQPGPDGVPQSTLLGVLLPLLLLVAALATALVFSYWWQRKQLVLSPNLDDLASLDQTVGATYLPMLSSGSDYRSGLAIPATDGLDSTTCVHGASFSDSEDEYCVPLLRKESIKLKDLDSALLAEVKDVLVPHQRVVTHSDQVIGKGHFGVVYHGEYIDQAQNQIQCAIKSLSRITEVQQVEAFLREGLLMRGLNHPNVLALIGIMLPPEGLPHVLLPYMCHGDLLQFIRSPQRNPTVKDLISFGLQVARGMEYLAEQKFVHRDLAARNCMLDESFTVKVADFGLARDILDKEYYSVRQHRHARLPVKWMALESLQSYRFTTKSDVWSFGVLLWELLTRGAPPYSHIDPFDLPHFLAQGRRLPQPEYCPDSLYQVMQQCWEADPAVRPTFGALVGEVEQIVSILLGDHYVHLPATYVNLGPSTSHEMNVRPEQLQSSPTQGSEHRPRPLSEPPRPT
- the MST1R gene encoding macrophage-stimulating protein receptor isoform X1 translates to MELLPPLPQSFLLLLLLPANPTAGEDWQCPRTSYAASRNFDVKYVVPSFSAGGLVQAMVTYEGENESAVFVAIRNRLHVLGPDLKSLQSLVTGPAGDPGCQTCVTCGPGPHGPPGDTDTKVLVLEPALPALVSCGSSLQGRCFLHELEPQGTAVHLAAPACLFSAHHNRPDDCPDCVASPLGTRVTVVEQGQASYFYVASSLDASVAASFSPHSVSIRRLKADYSGFAPGFAALSVLPKYLASYSIEYVHSFQSGAFVYFLTVQPTSMTDAPRALHTRLARLSATETELGDYRELVLDCQFAPKRRRRGAPEDSRPYPVLRVAHSAPVGAQLATELSIAEGQEVLFGVFVAGKDGSPGVGPNSVVCAFPIDLLDTLIDQGVERCCESPVHPGLRRGLDFFQLPSFCPDPPVPEAPSHNTSCRHYPLLVSSSFLRVDLFNGLLGAVQVTALYVTRLDNVTVAHMGTSDGRILQVELARSLNYLLYVSNFSLGDNGQPVQRDVSRLGNHLLFASGDQVFKVPIQGPGCHHFLTCGRCLRAQRFMGCGWCGSMCGRQKECPSSWQMDHCPPKLTEFHPHSGPLRGSTRLTLCGSNFYLHPGGLVPEGTHQVTVGQSPCRPLPKDSSKLRPVPRKDFVEEFECELEPSDTQAEGPTNVSLTVTNMPPGKHFRVDGTSMLRGFSFMKPVLTAVQPLFGPRAGGTRLTLEGQSLSVGTSRAVLVNGTECLLEWVSEGQLLCTTPPGAMAASVPLSLQVGGARVPGSWTFQYREDPVVLSISPTCGYINSHITICGQHLTSAWHLVLSFHDGNKAVESRQCERQLPEQQLCRLPVYVVQDHQGGVTGNLSAWGDGAAGFTLPGFHFLPPPHPPSANIAPLKPEEHAIKFEYIGLGAVADCVGVNVTVGGESCQHEFWGDIIVCPLPPSLRLGKDGAPLQVCVDGECRILGRVVQPGPDGVPQSTLLGVLLPLLLLVAALATALVFSYWWQRKQLVLSPNLDDLASLDQTVGATYLPMLSSGSDYRSGLAIPATDGLDSTTCVHGASFSDSEDEYCVPLLRKESIKLKDLDSALLAEVKDVLVPHQRVVTHSDQVIGKGHFGVVYHGEYIDQAQNQIQCAIKSLSRITEVQQVEAFLREGLLMRGLNHPNVLALIGIMLPPEGLPHVLLPYMCHGDLLQFIRSPQRNPTVKDLISFGLQVARGMEYLAEQKFVHRDLAARNCMLDESFTVKVADFGLARDILDKEYYSVRQHRHARLPVKWMALESLQSYRFTTKSDVWSFGVLLWELLTRGAPPYSHIDPFDLPHFLAQGRRLPQPEYCPDSLYQVMQQCWEADPAVRPTFGALVGEVEQIVSILLGDHYVHLPATYVNLGPSTSHEMNVRPEQLQSSPTQGSEHRPRPLSEPPRPT